A DNA window from Vigna unguiculata cultivar IT97K-499-35 chromosome 10, ASM411807v1, whole genome shotgun sequence contains the following coding sequences:
- the LOC114165074 gene encoding uncharacterized protein LOC114165074, translated as MINTLSFSYMVDMRTISKGAIILLSIMALLFDTTDSVVLESGENHIKSATFLSENFEVGPGKVVVKTLLDIEFPRGHIGVKSFDVEVVDEDGNSVPLYETYLHHWFAVKYIENITMSQYIKQSHDLSNGIEFERNDGACQGFLLPHYWGLGGESRGTSSNLPDPFAVELGNPTKIKHGFKEKWLFSIMVIDTRGTQDRKGCTECRCKLMNLPKDFYNVTTGINGQLLSRNYKGGLFCCQDNVQCKLRDGFRGPTRKLALRYKIKWIDWDEHQVPLKFYILDSTDRVRSNGSTTIHDCQAEYKIPRNHDNDFPHVKKANIPMTKGGYLIYGTAHMHTGVVNVTLYGQDGRVLCTSNPKYGTGKEAGNEKGYLVGMSVCYPKPGSIKIEDGEILTLESVYENKFRTGAMGHFYIYLAEQIPKQVFEGNLM; from the exons ATGATCAACACattatctttttcttatatg GTTGATATGAGGACTATCTCTAAAGGagcaataattttattatcaataatggCGTTGCTCTTTGACACAACTGACTCCGTTGTATTAGAGTCTGGTGAAAATCATATAAAGTCAGCTACCTTTTTGtctgaaaattttgaagtgGGACCAGGGAAAGTTGTGGTGAAAACATTACTAGACATTGAATTTCCAAGGGGTCACATTGGGGTCAAGAGTTTTGATGTTGAAGTAgttgatgaagatggtaattCAGTACCTTTGTATGAAACTTACCTTCATCATTGGTTTGctgtaaaatatattgaaaacatTACCATGTCACAGTACATTAAACAATCTCACGACCTTAGCAATGGTATCGAATTCGAAAGAAATGATGGTGCATGCCAAGGTTTTTTGCTTCCACATTATTGGGGCTTGGGAGGAGAATCACGAGGAACATCTTCAAATCTTCCAGATCCTTTTGCAGTTGAATTAGGCaatcctacaaaaataaagcatGGGTTTAAAGAAAAATGGTTGTTTAGCATCATGGTTATTGATACACGTGGAACACAAGATAGAAAAGGGTGTACAGAGTGTAGGTGCAAGCTTATGAATCTCCCAAAGGACTTTTACAATGTCACAACGGGCATCAATGGTCAATTGTTGTCTAGAAATTATAAAGGAGGGCTCTTTTGTTGTCAAGATAACGTACAATGCAAATTAAGAGATGGTTTTCGTGGCCCAACGAGAAAACTTGCCCTAAGATACAAAATAAAGTGGATTGATTGGGATGAACACCAAGTGCCTCTTAAGTTCTATATACTTGATTCAACTGATCGTGTAAGATCAAATGGTTCTACAACAATTCATGATTGTCAG GCAGAGTATAAGATCCCGAGAAATCATGACAATGACTTCCCTCATGTTAAGAAAGCAAACATCCCAATGACAAAAGGTGGTTATCTTATATATGGCACTGCTCATATGCACACCGGTGTTGTCAACGTTACTCTATATGGACAG GATGGAAGGGTTTTATGCACTTCAAATCCAAAATACGGGACTGGaaaagaagcaggaaatgaaaAGGGCTACCTAGTTGGGATGTCAGTTTGTTATCCTAAACCCGGTTCTATCAAGATCGAGGATGGTGAAATTCTAACACTGGAATCCGTATATGAAAACAAGTTTCGTACCGGAGCTATGGGGCATTTCTACATTTACTTAGCAGAACAAATACCAAAACAAGTATTTGAAGGAAATTTGATGTGA
- the LOC114165071 gene encoding uncharacterized protein LOC114165071 — MINTLSFSYMVDMRTISKGAIILLSIMALLFDTTDSVVLESGENHIKSATFLSENFEVGPGKVVVKTLLDIEFPRGHIGVKSFDVEVVDEDGNSVPLYETYLHHWFAVKYIENITMSQYIKQSHDLSNGIEFERNDGACQGFLLPHYWGLGGESRGTSSNLPDPFAVELGNPTKIKHGFKEKWLFSIMVIDTRGTQDRKGCTECRCKLMNLPKDFYNVTTGINGQLLSRNYKGGLFCCQDNVQCKLRDGFRGPTRKLALRYKIKWIDWDEHQVPLKFYILDSTDRVRSNGSTTIHDCQAEYKIPRNHDNDFPHVKKANIPMTKGGYLIYGTAHMHTGVVNVTLYGQDGRVLCTSNPKYGTGKEAGNEKGYLVGMSVCYPKPGSIKIEDGEILTLESVYENKFRTGAMGHFYIYLAEQIPKQVFEGNLM; from the exons ATGATCAACACattatctttttcttatatg GTTGATATGAGGACTATCTCTAAAGGagcaataattttattatcaataatggCGTTGCTCTTTGACACAACTGACTCCGTTGTATTAGAGTCTGGTGAAAATCATATAAAGTCAGCTACCTTTTTGtctgaaaattttgaagtgGGACCAGGGAAAGTTGTGGTGAAAACATTACTAGACATTGAATTTCCAAGGGGTCACATTGGGGTCAAGAGTTTTGATGTTGAAGTAgttgatgaagatggtaattCAGTACCTTTGTATGAAACTTACCTTCATCATTGGTTTGctgtaaaatatattgaaaacatTACCATGTCACAGTACATTAAACAATCTCACGACCTTAGCAATGGTATCGAATTCGAAAGAAATGATGGTGCATGCCAAGGTTTTTTGCTTCCACATTATTGGGGCTTGGGAGGAGAATCACGAGGAACATCTTCAAATCTTCCAGATCCTTTTGCAGTTGAATTAGGCaatcctacaaaaataaagcatGGGTTTAAAGAAAAATGGTTGTTTAGCATCATGGTTATTGATACACGTGGAACACAAGATAGAAAAGGGTGTACAGAGTGTAGGTGCAAGCTTATGAATCTCCCAAAGGACTTTTACAATGTCACAACGGGCATCAATGGTCAATTGTTGTCTAGAAATTATAAAGGAGGGCTCTTTTGTTGTCAAGATAACGTACAATGCAAATTAAGAGATGGTTTTCGTGGCCCAACGAGAAAACTTGCCCTAAGATACAAAATAAAGTGGATTGATTGGGATGAACACCAAGTGCCTCTTAAGTTCTATATACTTGATTCAACTGATCGTGTAAGATCAAATGGTTCTACAACAATTCATGATTGTCAG GCAGAGTACAAGATCCCGAGAAATCATGACAATGACTTCCCTCATGTTAAGAAAGCAAACATCCCAATGACAAAAGGTGGTTATCTTATATATGGCACTGCTCATATGCACACCGGTGTTGTCAACGTTACTCTATATGGACAG GATGGAAGGGTTTTATGCACTTCAAATCCAAAATACGGGACTGGaaaagaagcaggaaatgaaaAGGGCTACCTAGTTGGGATGTCAGTTTGTTATCCTAAACCCGGTTCTATCAAGATCGAGGATGGTGAAATTCTAACACTGGAATCCGTATATGAAAACAAGTTTCGTACCGGAGCTATGGGGCATTTCTACATTTACTTAGCAGAACAAATACCAAAACAAGTATTTGAAGGAAATTTGATGTGA
- the LOC114165701 gene encoding uncharacterized protein LOC114165701 codes for MINTLSFSYMVDMRTISKGAIILLSIMALLFDTTDSVVLESGENHIKSATFLSENFEVGPGKVVVKTLLDIEFPRGHIGVKSFDVEVVDEDGNSVPLYETYLHHWFAVKYIENITMSQYIKQSHDLSNGIEFERNDGACQGFLLPHYWGLGGESRGTSSNLPDPFAVELGNPTKIKHGFKEKWLFSIMVIDTRGTQDRKGCTECRCKLMNLPKDFYNVTTGINGQLLSRNYKGGLFCCQDNVQCKLRDGFRGPTRKLALRYKIKWIDWDEHQVPLKFYILDSTDRVRSNGSTTIHDCQAEYKIPRNHDNDFPHVKKANIPMTKGGYLIYGTAHMHTGVVNVTLYGQDGRVLCTSNPKYGTGKEAGNEKGYLVGMSVCYPKPGSIKIEDGEILR; via the exons ATGATCAACACattatctttttcttatatg GTTGATATGAGGACTATCTCTAAAGGagcaataattttattatcaataatggCGTTGCTCTTTGACACAACTGACTCCGTTGTATTAGAGTCTGGTGAAAATCATATAAAGTCAGCTACCTTTTTGtctgaaaattttgaagtgGGACCAGGGAAAGTTGTGGTGAAAACATTACTAGACATTGAATTTCCAAGGGGTCACATTGGGGTCAAGAGTTTTGATGTTGAAGTAgttgatgaagatggtaattCAGTACCTTTGTATGAAACTTACCTTCATCATTGGTTTGctgtaaaatatattgaaaacatTACCATGTCACAGTACATTAAACAATCTCACGACCTTAGCAATGGTATCGAATTCGAAAGAAATGATGGTGCATGCCAAGGTTTTTTGCTTCCACATTATTGGGGCTTGGGAGGAGAATCACGAGGAACATCTTCAAATCTTCCAGATCCTTTTGCAGTTGAATTAGGCaatcctacaaaaataaagcatGGGTTTAAAGAAAAATGGTTGTTTAGCATCATGGTTATTGATACACGTGGAACACAAGATAGAAAAGGGTGTACAGAGTGTAGGTGCAAGCTTATGAATCTCCCAAAGGACTTTTACAATGTCACAACGGGCATCAATGGTCAATTGTTGTCTAGAAATTATAAAGGAGGGCTCTTTTGTTGTCAAGATAACGTACAATGCAAATTAAGAGATGGTTTTCGTGGCCCAACGAGAAAACTTGCCCTAAGATACAAAATAAAGTGGATTGATTGGGATGAACACCAAGTGCCTCTTAAGTTCTATATACTTGATTCAACTGATCGTGTAAGATCAAATGGTTCTACAACAATTCATGATTGTCAG GCAGAGTACAAGATCCCGAGAAATCATGACAATGACTTCCCTCATGTTAAGAAAGCAAACATCCCAATGACAAAAGGTGGTTATCTTATATATGGCACTGCTCATATGCACACCGGTGTTGTCAATGTTACTCTATATGGACAg GATGGAAGGGTTTTATGCACTTCAAATCCAAAATACGGGACTGGaaaagaagcaggaaatgaaaAGGGCTACCTAGTTGGGATGTCAGTTTGTTATCCTAAACCCGGTTCTATTAAGATCGAAGATGGTGAAATTCTACGTTAG